In Plasmodium coatneyi strain Hackeri chromosome 5, complete sequence, a genomic segment contains:
- a CDS encoding Early transcribed membrane protein, whose product MKLAKLFYFVAFLITIKVFVPGFNNDGLVEAKKASNAKSLKKIDKDMLRKKRNKKIMIISTIATSLALLIGSALGGYNYYKQKNTKKLQSKTGTRNLSKSQEDISKVPITPPTMPPPP is encoded by the coding sequence ATGAAACTAGCTAAATTATTTTACTTCGTCGCCTTCCTCATAACCATTAAGGTGTTCGTTCCAGGATTCAACAATGATGGATTAGTTGAAGCAAAGAAGGCTTCTAACGCCAAGTCCTTAAAAAAGATCGACAAGGATAtgctaagaaaaaagagaaataaaaagatcATGATCATATCTACCATCGCCACTAGTTTAGCTCTACTCATTGGTAGTGCCTTAGGAGGATACAACTACTACAAACAAAAGAACACCAAGAAACTCCAATCAAAAACAGGAACTAGAAACTTAAGCAAGTCACAGGAGGATATCTCCAAGGTCCCAATAACGCCACCCACAATGCCCCCACCACC